The following are from one region of the Actinoplanes sp. L3-i22 genome:
- a CDS encoding glycoside hydrolase family 88 protein, translating into MTAIDVTAAAVTAALSIIDANLAEFGDRYPDDTTVGDRYPMRAANTGWTTSFWPGMIWLAHDLTGDERYLAAGTDHVRSFASRVADRVDVDTHDLGFLYTLSCVTAYRRTGEKRAKQAALAAADHLLARVLEPAGIIQAWGDLRDPAQRGRTIIDSLMNTPLLFWASAETGDPRYADAARRHAEQLRDHILRPDGSTFHTFYWDPVSGEPLRGETEQGHADDSCWARGQAWGIYGFYLNYRHTGDASFLAAAQRCADHFPADDVPYWDLSLVDVERDSSAAAIAVCGLLALGRRDAAGTVLGSLISDYTSPGNALLRHGVYDKPKGIGVDEGTLWGDYFYLEALTRVTRPDWTDPW; encoded by the coding sequence GGTCGGCGACCGCTATCCGATGCGGGCCGCCAACACCGGCTGGACCACGAGTTTCTGGCCCGGGATGATCTGGCTGGCGCACGACCTGACCGGGGACGAGAGGTATCTGGCGGCGGGGACGGACCACGTGCGGAGCTTCGCGTCGCGGGTCGCCGACCGGGTCGACGTCGACACGCATGACCTGGGCTTTCTGTACACGCTGTCGTGCGTGACGGCCTATCGCCGTACCGGCGAGAAGCGGGCGAAGCAGGCGGCGCTGGCGGCGGCCGACCACCTCCTGGCTCGCGTCCTGGAACCGGCCGGGATCATTCAGGCGTGGGGTGACCTGCGGGATCCGGCGCAGCGCGGGCGGACGATCATCGACAGCCTGATGAACACGCCGCTGCTGTTCTGGGCATCTGCGGAGACCGGGGACCCGCGCTACGCCGACGCGGCGCGACGGCACGCGGAGCAGTTGCGGGACCACATCCTGCGGCCGGACGGGAGCACGTTCCACACGTTCTACTGGGATCCGGTGTCCGGGGAGCCGCTGCGCGGGGAGACCGAGCAGGGGCACGCGGACGACTCGTGCTGGGCGCGCGGGCAGGCGTGGGGGATCTACGGGTTCTACCTGAACTATCGGCACACCGGCGACGCCTCGTTCCTCGCGGCGGCGCAACGGTGTGCGGATCACTTTCCGGCTGACGACGTACCTTATTGGGATTTGTCGCTCGTCGATGTGGAGCGGGATTCCTCGGCGGCGGCGATCGCGGTCTGCGGGCTGCTGGCGCTCGGGCGCCGGGACGCCGCGGGAACCGTCCTCGGCTCGCTGATCAGCGACTACACCAGCCCCGGGAACGCGCTGCTGCGGCACGGCGTCTACGACAAACCCAAGGGGATCGGGGTCGACGAGGGCACCCTGTGGGGCGACTACTTCTACCTCGAAGCACTGACCCGCGTGACCCGTCCCGACTGGACCGACCCCTGGTAA
- the iolB gene encoding 5-deoxy-glucuronate isomerase gives MDYKYHCYIPAENGRNELPFNPCSLLDFTLLRLGAGESWSGESGDREILAVILSGKATFTVGGVKFAEVGGRPNVFSGKPHSVYVPAGSDVTVEAHGPVEIALPSAPSDLVTEPYVIAPAQVAAGRWGAANFGRTYHQILTEIAQPELPARRLIVGETFTPSGNWSTYPPHRHKVDNLPAEAAHEEMYYFKVSPGDGFGICRMYTDEGYEENFTVRDHGVHMMPEGYHTVVSAPGYITYYLWFLAGTQRTQGALEDVDLKWVGKAVPLLRDLGH, from the coding sequence ATGGACTACAAGTACCACTGCTACATCCCGGCCGAGAACGGCCGCAACGAGCTGCCGTTCAACCCGTGCTCGCTGCTCGACTTCACGCTGCTGCGGCTCGGCGCCGGTGAGTCCTGGTCCGGCGAGTCCGGCGACCGGGAGATCCTGGCGGTGATCCTCAGCGGGAAGGCCACGTTCACCGTCGGTGGCGTCAAGTTCGCCGAGGTGGGCGGGCGGCCGAACGTGTTCTCCGGCAAACCGCACTCGGTCTACGTTCCGGCCGGGTCGGACGTCACCGTGGAGGCGCACGGGCCGGTCGAGATCGCGCTGCCCAGCGCGCCGTCCGACCTGGTCACCGAGCCGTATGTGATCGCGCCCGCGCAGGTGGCGGCCGGGCGGTGGGGGGCGGCCAACTTCGGGCGCACCTACCACCAGATCCTGACCGAGATCGCCCAGCCGGAGCTGCCCGCGCGGCGGCTGATCGTGGGGGAGACGTTCACGCCGAGCGGGAACTGGAGCACGTACCCGCCGCACCGGCACAAGGTGGACAACCTGCCGGCCGAGGCGGCGCACGAGGAGATGTACTACTTCAAGGTGTCGCCGGGCGACGGCTTCGGGATCTGCCGGATGTACACCGACGAGGGGTACGAGGAGAACTTCACCGTCCGCGACCACGGGGTCCACATGATGCCGGAGGGGTATCACACCGTGGTCAGCGCGCCCGGGTACATCACGTACTACCTGTGGTTCCTGGCCGGGACGCAGCGGACCCAGGGGGCGTTGGAGGACGTCGACCTGAAGTGGGTGGGTAAGGCCGTGCCGCTGCTGAGGGACCTGGGGCATTGA
- the kduD gene encoding 2-dehydro-3-deoxy-D-gluconate 5-dehydrogenase KduD yields MTILDPFRLDGRVALVTGGNRGIGRAVAVGLASAGASVAVLSRSAPPEREEQIGNVGSGATAQWIRGDLADFDPGAVVGQVVDSLGRLDILVNNAGIIRRADAVDTTDQDWADVIGVDLDAVFRLCRAAGRVMLAQERGSIINVASMLSFQGGIRVPAYAAAKHGVVGLTKALANEWAGRGVNVNAIAPGYIATDNTAALRADARRDAAIVERIPAGRWGTPEDLAGTAVFLASDAARYVHGAVIPVDGGWLAR; encoded by the coding sequence TTGACGATTCTGGACCCGTTCCGGCTGGACGGGCGGGTCGCGCTGGTCACCGGCGGGAACCGGGGGATCGGGCGGGCCGTGGCCGTGGGGCTGGCCTCGGCCGGGGCTTCGGTGGCGGTGCTGTCCCGCTCCGCGCCGCCGGAGCGCGAGGAGCAAATCGGAAATGTCGGGTCTGGGGCGACCGCTCAGTGGATTCGCGGTGATCTTGCGGACTTCGACCCCGGGGCGGTCGTCGGTCAGGTGGTGGACTCGCTCGGCCGGCTCGACATCCTGGTCAACAACGCCGGGATCATCCGGCGGGCGGACGCCGTCGACACCACCGATCAGGACTGGGCCGACGTGATCGGGGTCGACCTGGACGCGGTGTTCCGGCTCTGCCGGGCCGCCGGGCGGGTGATGCTCGCCCAGGAACGCGGCTCGATCATCAACGTGGCGTCGATGCTGTCGTTCCAGGGCGGCATCCGGGTGCCGGCCTACGCGGCGGCCAAGCACGGCGTGGTCGGGCTGACGAAAGCGCTGGCCAACGAGTGGGCCGGGCGCGGGGTCAACGTGAACGCGATCGCGCCGGGCTACATCGCCACGGACAACACCGCGGCGCTGCGCGCCGACGCGCGGCGGGACGCGGCCATTGTGGAGCGGATTCCGGCGGGCCGCTGGGGCACACCCGAAGACCTTGCGGGTACGGCGGTGTTCCTCGCGTCCGATGCCGCCCGCTACGTACACGGCGCGGTCATCCCGGTCGACGGTGGTTGGCTGGCCCGCTGA
- a CDS encoding GNAT family N-acetyltransferase produces MDAPEMINAGELVLKRWEPAWAAEAAAAVNESLPELKPFMPWAHDDYRVEENREFIERSVKNWADGTEFNYAIFNTVGDLVGSIGLMTRLGPGTLEIGYWMRTAWAGRGWMTAAVGALTRVALTLDGVERVAVRFDAANAASAAVAAKAGFVEVERTTREPQAPGETDTLVTTERRS; encoded by the coding sequence ATGGACGCGCCTGAAATGATTAACGCCGGGGAACTTGTCCTGAAACGTTGGGAGCCGGCGTGGGCCGCCGAGGCCGCGGCCGCGGTCAACGAGTCACTCCCGGAACTCAAGCCGTTCATGCCCTGGGCGCACGACGACTACCGCGTCGAGGAGAACCGCGAGTTCATCGAGCGGTCGGTGAAGAACTGGGCGGACGGGACCGAGTTCAACTACGCGATCTTCAATACGGTCGGCGATCTGGTCGGCTCGATCGGCCTGATGACCCGGTTGGGGCCGGGCACGCTGGAGATCGGCTACTGGATGCGTACGGCGTGGGCCGGCCGCGGCTGGATGACCGCGGCCGTGGGCGCCCTGACCCGGGTGGCGCTCACCCTCGACGGGGTGGAGCGGGTCGCCGTCCGCTTCGACGCGGCAAACGCGGCGTCGGCAGCCGTCGCGGCCAAGGCCGGGTTCGTCGAGGTCGAGCGCACCACCCGCGAGCCGCAGGCGCCCGGCGAGACCGACACCTTGGTCACCACCGAGCGCCGCTCCTAA
- a CDS encoding S8 family serine peptidase, which translates to MNDRNPGKKRRDDDTPAARPVGARRERYLLAGPERFLTQLETDPATTLHRVIPSADGFPAVAVVEMEADRAAMLGATGAVHVEPDLPLQYARPGAGAGTRFADPGVLPPGDPAPIGFLVRGSDGRPLPGAEVYLMSEAFPLRGVTGEDGVAVIDTPAGALPALDGVYVKPRHDYWAVWLGRPDLTADAPNLITCPSFAETFPGFPERPLDGWARRALRFDALPPTFRGDGVRIAIIDSGAAGTHPDLAGRVTAGLPESDDGGWRVDTVGPGSHAAGIIGGKDDGYGIVGVVPEAELHACKIFPDGRFSDLIEALDYCLAQRIDVVNLSLTSAQPSLLVARKIEQARQAGIACVCAAGNSGGPVGFPASMPSVLAVAAIGKVGEYPPESYHATQVYGVPTVDGYFAASFSSHGPEIDVCAPGVAIVSAVPAANYAAWDGTSFAAPYVTGLAALLLAHHPELRELFPGRDATRVDRLFELIRGSCRPLAPIDRNRSGAGLPDAVAALGLLPPVTTTPPAHPMLAELWQMMAQSGLIGVNVPTVAEPGISLTVPAGEPLDPLRAAMRSAGLLPLDPQQA; encoded by the coding sequence ATGAACGACCGCAATCCCGGGAAGAAGCGCCGCGACGACGACACCCCGGCGGCCCGGCCGGTCGGCGCCCGCCGCGAGCGCTACCTGCTGGCCGGGCCGGAGCGTTTCCTCACCCAGCTGGAGACCGATCCGGCCACCACGCTGCACCGGGTGATCCCCTCGGCGGACGGCTTCCCGGCCGTCGCCGTGGTGGAGATGGAGGCGGACCGGGCCGCGATGCTCGGCGCGACCGGCGCCGTGCACGTCGAGCCGGACCTGCCCCTGCAATACGCGCGGCCGGGCGCCGGCGCCGGCACCCGGTTCGCCGACCCGGGCGTGCTGCCGCCCGGCGATCCGGCCCCGATCGGCTTCCTGGTCCGGGGCAGTGACGGCCGCCCGCTGCCGGGTGCCGAGGTCTACCTGATGAGCGAGGCGTTCCCGCTGCGCGGGGTGACCGGCGAGGACGGCGTCGCGGTGATCGACACGCCGGCCGGCGCGCTGCCCGCGCTGGACGGCGTCTACGTCAAGCCGCGGCACGATTACTGGGCGGTCTGGCTGGGCCGGCCCGACCTGACCGCGGACGCGCCGAACCTGATCACCTGCCCGTCGTTCGCGGAGACCTTCCCGGGCTTCCCGGAACGCCCGCTGGACGGCTGGGCGCGGCGGGCGCTGCGGTTCGACGCGCTGCCACCGACGTTCCGCGGGGACGGCGTGCGCATCGCGATCATCGACTCCGGCGCCGCCGGCACCCACCCGGACCTGGCCGGCCGGGTCACCGCGGGCCTGCCGGAGAGCGACGACGGCGGCTGGCGGGTGGACACCGTCGGGCCCGGCTCGCACGCCGCCGGGATCATCGGCGGCAAGGACGACGGTTACGGCATCGTCGGCGTCGTCCCCGAGGCCGAACTGCACGCCTGCAAGATCTTCCCGGACGGGCGGTTCAGCGACCTGATCGAGGCGCTCGACTACTGCCTCGCCCAGCGGATCGACGTGGTGAACCTGAGCCTGACCAGCGCGCAGCCGTCGCTGCTGGTGGCCCGCAAGATCGAGCAGGCCCGGCAGGCCGGGATCGCCTGCGTCTGTGCGGCCGGCAACTCCGGCGGGCCGGTCGGGTTCCCGGCGTCGATGCCGTCCGTGCTGGCGGTGGCCGCGATCGGCAAGGTCGGCGAGTACCCGCCGGAGAGCTATCACGCGACCCAGGTGTACGGCGTGCCGACCGTCGACGGGTACTTCGCGGCGTCGTTCAGCAGCCACGGGCCGGAGATCGACGTGTGCGCGCCGGGCGTCGCGATCGTCTCGGCGGTGCCCGCGGCCAACTACGCGGCGTGGGACGGGACGTCGTTCGCCGCGCCGTACGTCACCGGGCTCGCCGCGCTGCTCCTCGCGCACCATCCGGAGCTGCGGGAACTGTTCCCCGGCCGGGACGCGACCCGGGTGGACCGGCTGTTCGAGCTGATCCGGGGCAGCTGCCGGCCGCTCGCGCCGATCGACCGGAACCGCAGCGGAGCCGGTCTGCCGGACGCGGTGGCGGCGCTCGGACTGCTTCCGCCGGTCACCACGACGCCGCCGGCGCATCCGATGCTGGCCGAGCTGTGGCAGATGATGGCGCAGTCCGGACTGATCGGCGTCAACGTGCCGACGGTGGCCGAGCCGGGCATCTCGCTCACGGTTCCGGCCGGGGAGCCGCTGGATCCGCTGCGCGCGGCGATGCGCTCGGCCGGCCTTCTGCCCCTTGACCCACAACAAGCTTAA
- a CDS encoding GGDEF domain-containing protein, which yields MRWPRATAPAWIVHAGFLACVLAGGTGYALTAGHSRVVIYTLVVVLSIALFGQALISGHLTHRRPWMLAIGGLVLLLADHLLWPYWIVEGHLGRGEGAPADLLLAVAHGLFLVGAAMAVRHRMSADAGGIIDAAIFGMCAGGALWVFVFQSHLPAGSTPLGQTQMLTDVLLLSACAGCLLRMAVAATGAARGTIAYLLLTVVLTGGAMTVGALSVPHRGAVSGVLMLAAFLTIAAGAVHPGAPAAVEPQAVVERPDGRYRLFWLGLALSVNPGIAAVQALRGDQTAGPQLPLATMLIIPLVLVRFKQLTGQRERAERVLAHQASHDELTDLYNRRRIMAEIDRALTGPDDVIVLLCDLDGFKPVNDRYGHAAGDDVLRAVAVRLAATAGPDREVGRLGGDEFLVLCRGGADTEIAGLRDRIQAAVRAPIELPAGSVSVGVTIGAARATAGSGVDRAGLIARADARMYAGKPGRHHRNAAA from the coding sequence ATGCGCTGGCCCCGAGCCACCGCCCCGGCGTGGATAGTCCACGCCGGGTTCCTGGCCTGCGTCCTCGCCGGCGGCACCGGGTACGCCCTGACCGCGGGACACTCCCGGGTGGTGATCTACACCCTGGTCGTGGTGCTGTCGATCGCGCTGTTCGGCCAGGCGCTGATCTCCGGGCACCTCACCCACCGGCGGCCCTGGATGCTCGCGATCGGCGGCCTGGTCCTGCTGCTCGCCGACCACCTGCTCTGGCCGTACTGGATCGTCGAGGGCCACCTGGGCCGCGGCGAGGGCGCGCCGGCCGACCTGCTGCTCGCCGTCGCGCACGGGTTGTTCCTGGTCGGCGCGGCGATGGCGGTCCGGCACCGGATGAGCGCGGACGCCGGCGGCATCATCGACGCCGCGATCTTCGGCATGTGCGCGGGCGGCGCGCTCTGGGTCTTCGTCTTCCAGTCGCACCTGCCGGCCGGCTCCACCCCGCTCGGCCAGACCCAGATGCTCACCGACGTGCTGCTGCTCAGCGCGTGCGCCGGCTGCCTGCTCCGGATGGCGGTGGCGGCGACCGGCGCGGCCCGCGGCACCATCGCGTACCTGCTGCTCACCGTGGTGCTGACCGGCGGCGCGATGACCGTCGGGGCGTTGAGCGTGCCGCACCGGGGCGCGGTGTCCGGGGTGCTGATGCTCGCCGCGTTCCTGACCATCGCGGCCGGCGCGGTGCACCCGGGCGCGCCCGCGGCGGTCGAGCCGCAGGCCGTCGTCGAGCGACCGGACGGCCGGTACCGGCTGTTCTGGCTGGGCCTGGCGCTCAGCGTGAACCCGGGGATCGCGGCGGTCCAGGCGTTGCGCGGCGACCAGACGGCCGGCCCGCAGCTGCCGCTCGCGACGATGCTGATCATCCCGCTGGTGCTGGTCCGGTTCAAGCAGCTCACCGGCCAGCGGGAGCGGGCCGAGCGGGTGCTCGCCCACCAGGCCTCGCACGACGAGCTGACCGATCTCTACAATCGGCGGCGGATCATGGCCGAGATCGACCGGGCGCTGACCGGCCCGGACGACGTGATCGTGCTGCTCTGCGACCTGGACGGCTTCAAGCCGGTGAACGACCGGTACGGCCACGCGGCCGGTGACGACGTGCTGCGGGCGGTCGCCGTGCGCCTGGCCGCGACCGCCGGACCGGACCGCGAGGTCGGCCGGCTGGGTGGCGACGAGTTCCTGGTGCTGTGCCGGGGCGGCGCCGACACCGAGATCGCCGGCCTGCGGGACCGGATCCAGGCGGCGGTCCGCGCGCCGATCGAGCTGCCGGCCGGCTCGGTGTCGGTGGGCGTCACCATCGGCGCGGCGCGGGCCACCGCCGGCAGCGGCGTGGACCGGGCCGGGCTGATCGCCCGGGCCGACGCGCGGATGTACGCCGGCAAGCCCGGCCGCCACCACCGCAACGCAGCCGCCTGA
- a CDS encoding M23 family metallopeptidase: MRKFVAGVAAMMTALALAACGGTSDEPYFVSQTGSAAPTADVPSLEVTSAPPAAPTSAAASASVTPSATKKALKYVFPVVGNNSYAHTHHDYAATDIITNCGNTVRAVTDGTILVVNRVDRWKASVNAGETRGGLSISFLGDDGVRYYGSHLSKIDAKVKIGARVTAGQTIGKIGDTGDASACHLHFGISPACAKVGDWWNQRGTIFPWPYLDSWKAGKNRSPVAAVKKWQSENGCPKKPTTFG; encoded by the coding sequence ATGCGCAAGTTCGTGGCCGGGGTCGCGGCCATGATGACGGCGCTGGCGCTGGCGGCCTGCGGCGGCACGAGCGACGAGCCGTACTTCGTCAGCCAGACGGGCTCGGCCGCGCCGACCGCCGACGTGCCGTCCCTCGAGGTGACCAGCGCGCCGCCCGCCGCACCCACCTCCGCGGCGGCGTCGGCCTCGGTCACCCCGAGCGCCACGAAGAAGGCGCTGAAGTACGTCTTCCCGGTCGTCGGCAACAACTCGTACGCACACACCCACCACGACTACGCCGCCACCGACATCATCACGAACTGCGGAAACACCGTCCGCGCGGTCACCGACGGCACGATCCTCGTGGTCAACCGGGTCGACCGCTGGAAGGCCTCGGTCAACGCCGGCGAGACCCGCGGCGGCCTGTCGATCTCGTTCCTCGGCGACGACGGCGTCCGCTACTACGGCTCCCACCTGTCGAAGATCGACGCCAAGGTCAAGATCGGCGCACGCGTCACCGCCGGCCAGACCATCGGCAAGATCGGCGACACCGGCGACGCCAGCGCCTGCCACCTGCACTTCGGCATCTCCCCGGCCTGCGCCAAGGTCGGCGACTGGTGGAACCAGCGCGGCACCATCTTCCCGTGGCCCTACCTGGACTCCTGGAAGGCCGGCAAGAACAGGTCCCCGGTCGCCGCCGTCAAGAAGTGGCAGTCCGAAAACGGCTGCCCCAAAAAGCCGACCACCTTCGGCTGA
- a CDS encoding phosphatidylserine/phosphatidylglycerophosphate/cardiolipin synthase family protein, which produces MGVDLGGIEFYAGPPVLGGPDDLDAVIRNFIDGATTRLLVAVQELDSRLIADAIVGARARRVRTQIILEGDYLREAKPAADPWLAGGENEGNRVIHAALLRAGIDLVTDLNPNIFHQKFIVRDPGKPTAAVLTGSANFTHTDTGTNPPGMLDKPGNNLNHVVVLHGRSASDLYLAEFERLRSGTFGDLHERHEPKPREFRLGGIRVKPVFAPEQGPEMEIMKQMLKAATRVDFAMFTFAQSSGIDDTMAWMLRAGIPVRGVLDRGQGSQKWAATELLRKAGAQLFENTPGNGVRKIHHKLMVIDEQLTIVGSFNYTAPAATLNDENIVVLGDLEETDPGAITAQKRLAGYALAEIDRIITELSRPA; this is translated from the coding sequence ATGGGTGTCGACCTGGGCGGAATCGAGTTCTACGCGGGTCCGCCGGTCCTCGGCGGGCCGGATGACCTGGACGCGGTCATCCGCAATTTCATCGACGGCGCGACCACCCGGCTGCTGGTCGCGGTGCAGGAACTGGACTCCCGGCTGATCGCCGACGCGATCGTGGGAGCCAGGGCGCGCCGGGTCCGGACGCAGATCATCCTGGAGGGCGACTACCTGCGGGAGGCGAAGCCGGCGGCCGACCCGTGGCTGGCGGGCGGCGAGAACGAGGGCAACCGGGTGATCCACGCGGCGCTGCTGCGCGCCGGGATCGACCTGGTCACCGACCTGAACCCGAACATCTTCCACCAGAAGTTCATCGTCCGGGACCCGGGGAAGCCGACCGCGGCGGTGCTCACCGGCTCGGCCAACTTCACGCACACCGACACCGGCACGAACCCGCCGGGCATGCTCGACAAGCCGGGCAACAACCTGAACCACGTCGTGGTGCTGCACGGCCGGTCGGCGAGCGACCTCTACCTCGCCGAGTTCGAGCGGCTGCGCAGCGGCACCTTCGGTGACCTGCACGAACGCCACGAGCCGAAGCCGCGCGAGTTCCGGCTCGGCGGGATCCGGGTCAAGCCGGTCTTCGCGCCCGAGCAGGGCCCGGAGATGGAGATCATGAAGCAGATGCTGAAGGCGGCCACCCGGGTCGACTTCGCGATGTTCACGTTCGCGCAGTCGTCCGGCATCGACGACACGATGGCGTGGATGCTGCGGGCCGGCATCCCGGTGCGTGGGGTGCTCGACCGTGGGCAGGGCTCGCAGAAGTGGGCGGCGACCGAGCTGCTGCGCAAGGCCGGGGCGCAGCTGTTCGAGAACACGCCGGGCAACGGCGTCCGCAAGATCCACCACAAGCTGATGGTGATCGACGAGCAGCTCACCATCGTCGGCAGCTTCAACTACACCGCGCCGGCGGCCACCCTGAACGACGAGAACATCGTGGTCCTCGGCGACCTGGAGGAGACCGACCCGGGCGCGATCACCGCCCAGAAGCGGCTCGCCGGGTACGCCCTCGCCGAGATCGACCGGATCATCACGGAATTGTCCCGCCCCGCCTGA
- a CDS encoding response regulator transcription factor produces MVVDDHPMWRDGVARDLGDAGYLVTAAVGEGRQALRVAAAARPDVVVLDLQLPDLSGVDVIRGLLAALPGVRILMLSASGEQRDVLDAVKAGATGYLVKSAGREEFLDAVRRTVEGEPIFTSGLAGLVLGEYRKPGGPRLTERETEVLRLVAKGLSYKQIAERLVLSHRTVQNHVQNTLGKLQMHNRAELVRYALEQGFH; encoded by the coding sequence ATGGTCGTCGACGACCACCCGATGTGGCGCGACGGGGTGGCCCGGGACCTCGGCGACGCCGGATACCTGGTGACCGCGGCGGTCGGCGAGGGCCGGCAGGCGCTGCGGGTGGCCGCCGCCGCCCGGCCCGACGTGGTCGTGCTCGACCTGCAGCTGCCCGACCTGTCCGGGGTCGACGTGATCCGCGGGCTGCTCGCCGCGCTGCCCGGGGTGCGGATCCTGATGCTGTCGGCGAGCGGCGAGCAGCGCGACGTGCTCGACGCGGTCAAGGCCGGCGCCACCGGTTACCTGGTGAAGTCGGCCGGCCGGGAGGAGTTCCTGGACGCCGTGCGACGGACCGTCGAGGGCGAGCCGATCTTCACGTCCGGGCTGGCCGGGCTGGTGCTCGGGGAGTACCGCAAGCCCGGTGGGCCGCGGCTGACCGAGCGGGAGACCGAGGTGCTGCGGCTGGTCGCGAAGGGGCTGTCGTACAAGCAGATCGCCGAGCGCCTGGTGCTCTCGCACCGGACCGTGCAGAACCACGTGCAGAACACGCTCGGCAAGCTGCAGATGCACAACCGGGCCGAGCTGGTCCGCTACGCCCTGGAGCAGGGGTTCCACTAA
- a CDS encoding ATP-binding protein produces the protein MNASWTGRWPALLAGLSGCLLLAAAPAPANSGLPLFAAVTGHGREYHGTEWGLVLAPIVAIGLSLFLLRRWPYLIVAGGLLSGWALVAPDRTGYLVRLALETVPPAFALIGVLAGAQSLLRRGAAGLGAALAGLALGARLFGSALLDAQAGWYSTGAGVPHWRYALVVAGLAGAAAALTRLWRAGPDVAGPADGSPWSWRRLRVPLAGTLVLALSVPLSYLSTSDVAALMGVAPSTLQRHPYAEVAMIGAVALLLATGLAALAGLWPLGGALTVATAQAAVVTPLSLAFYALQYDGTARWVGALAGVALGAGAVLSRWRVAAAGGLTVAAATALFIAYAATTGHPERLGEQHRVVPGLVILVLVVAAGTAVTAAACAPLAGRGAVPAVLGPLAGVLAVAGSQTLQATYLESNGLPTSSTLNDTTHLSTSALLLLVAGAAVGGLGVAHYLTERWAERRRAEEIRREAAAAERDRLARPIHDGVLQVLAMVQRQDGGSDLAVLAGEQEAALRRLLAGGGTLVPDARPGDRADLRAALTELAAPGIEVAAPAEAVPLAEATAGELVAAVRAALDNVRRHAGDGARTWILLEDEGDGVRVTVRDDGAGIPAGRLDEAERDGRLGVAQSMRGRITDLHGTMTVESRPGDGTEVEFWVPR, from the coding sequence ATGAATGCGTCCTGGACCGGCCGGTGGCCCGCGCTGCTGGCCGGCCTGAGCGGCTGCCTGCTGCTCGCCGCCGCGCCCGCCCCCGCGAACAGCGGGCTGCCGCTGTTCGCGGCGGTGACCGGGCACGGCCGGGAGTACCACGGCACCGAGTGGGGTCTGGTGCTCGCCCCGATCGTGGCGATCGGCCTGTCGCTGTTCCTGCTGCGCCGGTGGCCGTACCTGATCGTGGCCGGCGGCCTGCTGTCCGGCTGGGCCCTGGTGGCGCCGGATCGGACCGGCTATCTCGTCCGGCTCGCGCTGGAGACCGTCCCGCCGGCGTTCGCCCTGATCGGGGTGCTGGCGGGCGCGCAGAGCCTGCTCCGCCGCGGGGCGGCCGGGCTGGGCGCGGCGCTGGCCGGGCTGGCCCTCGGCGCGCGGCTGTTCGGCTCGGCGCTGCTGGACGCCCAGGCCGGGTGGTACAGCACCGGGGCCGGCGTCCCGCACTGGCGGTACGCCCTGGTCGTGGCCGGTCTGGCCGGTGCCGCCGCCGCGCTCACCAGGCTGTGGCGGGCCGGGCCGGACGTGGCCGGTCCCGCGGACGGCTCGCCGTGGTCGTGGCGCCGGCTGCGGGTGCCGCTGGCCGGGACGCTGGTCCTGGCGCTCTCCGTGCCGCTGTCGTACCTGTCCACCTCGGATGTCGCGGCGCTGATGGGGGTGGCCCCGTCCACGTTGCAGCGGCATCCGTACGCCGAGGTCGCGATGATCGGCGCGGTCGCCCTGCTGCTGGCGACCGGGCTGGCCGCGCTGGCCGGGCTGTGGCCGCTGGGCGGCGCGCTGACCGTCGCGACCGCGCAGGCGGCGGTGGTCACGCCGCTGTCGCTGGCGTTCTACGCGCTCCAGTACGACGGGACGGCCCGCTGGGTGGGTGCGCTCGCCGGGGTCGCGCTCGGCGCCGGTGCGGTGCTCAGCCGGTGGCGGGTGGCGGCGGCCGGCGGGCTCACGGTCGCGGCGGCGACGGCGCTGTTCATCGCGTACGCCGCGACCACCGGTCACCCGGAGCGCCTCGGCGAGCAGCACCGCGTGGTCCCCGGCCTGGTGATCCTGGTGCTGGTCGTGGCGGCCGGCACCGCGGTCACCGCCGCGGCCTGCGCGCCGCTGGCCGGGCGCGGCGCGGTCCCGGCCGTGCTGGGCCCGCTCGCCGGGGTGCTGGCGGTGGCCGGGTCGCAGACGCTGCAGGCCACCTACCTGGAGAGCAACGGCCTGCCCACGTCGAGCACGCTGAACGACACCACGCACCTCAGCACCTCGGCCCTGTTGCTCCTGGTCGCCGGCGCGGCGGTCGGCGGGCTCGGGGTCGCGCACTACCTGACCGAGCGCTGGGCCGAACGCCGGCGGGCCGAGGAGATCCGCCGGGAGGCGGCCGCGGCCGAGCGGGACCGGCTGGCCCGCCCGATCCACGACGGCGTCCTCCAGGTGCTGGCCATGGTCCAGCGCCAGGACGGCGGCTCGGACCTGGCCGTGCTCGCCGGCGAGCAGGAGGCGGCGCTGCGCCGGCTGCTGGCCGGCGGCGGCACCCTGGTCCCGGACGCGCGCCCGGGCGACCGGGCCGATCTGCGGGCCGCGCTGACCGAGCTGGCCGCGCCGGGCATCGAGGTGGCCGCCCCGGCCGAGGCGGTGCCGCTGGCCGAGGCGACGGCCGGGGAACTGGTCGCGGCGGTGCGCGCGGCGCTGGACAACGTGCGCCGGCACGCCGGCGACGGCGCCCGCACCTGGATCCTGCTGGAGGACGAGGGCGACGGGGTCCGGGTGACGGTCCGCGACGACGGGGCCGGGATCCCGGCCGGCCGGCTCGACGAGGCGGAGCGCGACGGCCGGCTCGGCGTGGCCCAGTCGATGCGCGGCCGGATCACCGACCTGCACGGGACGATGACCGTGGAGAGCCGCCCGGGTGACGGCACCGAGGTCGAGTTCTGGGTGCCGCGGTGA